Genomic segment of Impatiens glandulifera unplaced genomic scaffold, dImpGla2.1, whole genome shotgun sequence:
AGTAATATGGTCGGTAACACCTGAATCTGGACACAAAGTGGGATCTACAATAGTAGACGATGTAACTAACATTGTCGTAGGATTTGTAGAAGGATTAAAACGAGGGCACTCGAGAGCACTATGTCcttgtacattacatatttgacaagatggattataaaaacaactttcggagcgatgaccaattttatgacaaaaattacattgcgGACGATTATTGTCTCGATTCTGTCTTTGGTTTACAATAGTAGACGATGTAACTAACATTGTCGTAGAATTTGTAGAAGGATTAAAACGAGGGCACTCGAGAGCACTATGTCcttgtacattacatatttgacaagatggattataaaaacaactttcggagcgatgaccaattttatgacaaaaattacattgcgGACGATTATTGTCTCGGTTCTGTCTTTGGTTCTTTCCGCCTCCATGCCTATAAATATAAGCAACATTCGCCGAAACGTTTGAGCgcgaaatatttttataatggaattttcttttcttgaatatgagtcGTTGTTCATAATTTAGAAGGATGTCTGTCATCTCATTAAACAATAGATCTTGTCCGGAAGTTAGAGCACATATCATCGGCTCAAACTCGTCTCCAAGCCCGTTGAGTAGAGTTAGTTGCAGATCTTGATCAGAAACATATTGTCCGGCAGCGATAAGTGCATCTGATAGATTTTTGATGTGTTGAATGAAGTTAAGAAGAGAACCACTACCTTTGTGTGCGTTTAGGAGTTGACTCCGTAACTCAAATAGTCGGctctttgattgagaaacataaattttctctaaggttttccaaagttcttgtgccgaagatgattttgagacttgttgacgaatctcgtcggtcaatgttgaaaagagccatgcaagtaccctttgatcttggatacgccattgtttaaactttggattcttgatttgaattgtattattttgaccatctgtttcttgaagaaattttggaggagtttcaaaatttccttctactatatccataaaatcataacctatcatgattggagtaacttgtgatttccaatagatataattatatttatcaagctTTACGCTTCCAGATATTATTGGTAGAATTGAggagtgatattgttcttccattgaaatcgttttcgggagttttcccttatacgctctgataccaagttagatttcttgaattgataaaataaacaagaactatttgattgagttcttgaagagaaagattgaaataatattattgattgaatgaataatctttacaatagtttatctatttataatagtaatagagaaataactaaattgagaaaatataggatttggttattatatttagcctaattaataggagataaaatataggatttggttattatatttagcctaattaataggagataaataaataatttctcttatttatttaatactttatcaaaTGATTTGAGTTTGTTACATTACTTCTTGGGTATTGAGATTAGAAAGATAAATATCTTAGACCCAacgataaaagaaaagaatgaCATTTATTATTGAAGTTAGGATtacgattttttaaaatataatattcatcgATAATTGAATGTGTctataaatgaaacaaattcACTCTCAATATAGATGATCAcgaaaaaaatttcaatatgtTTCATAGCATAAAATGTTCGTTTAGTAGTCGTCATTGAAATAAGTAGAGTTAAAACTAAACAGATCAACCTATCAATCAAATGATATTGTTCCAActtttttgtttcaaataaatatcgGCACAATTATGAGATAGTGGAcatattttggaaattttgcGGATAAATTATATAATCTCAAAATGTTGTAGTTAATTCCTCAAATGATGCATTTTTGTTCGGTGAAATCCTTAGGATAATACTTATCGGCGATAGTTGAATTTTTGTCAatgttagaatttttttaatttagtgatATGTAACTATATTTAATTAGGAATGAATAAGCTAGATGCTTTTTAATTAGGattgatttgataaattatatattattctttgagttgtttatttaggaattaataaattatattttttttaattatgaataaatatattattatatattatatataatatattagtattgactagttgaattttatttttatttattaaagaattaataaattaaatttatattgtttagatagaatattatagaatatattatgggaaaaaattatataatatattagttataaaatggaaatcaaattcaagaatgaaTTCTTCACTACTTGAAGGATATGATACTTAAATAAGAATGTAATTTCCAATTCATGTTTCTTATGCAAAGTAACTTAACATAGCATCCACGAGCTTTCCTTGAAATATGGGGAgaaatatttagtaaaaaatgtCACTTTTAACTATGGGATTTAGTGTCACTAAAGCATATAATTTATCATCGGTGGTTAAAGGATGAGGCCTCCTTGATCCCTTGCCTCTCCACAAGAAACTGCAATAGTCACAACAACAAGGGctcattagtttttttataaccTTTCTGGTTAGACTAGACCTTTCCAAACATATATCATCTGAAGAAGTTTAATGCATATTATTTACTCgaattgttataaataataaaaaaagaatagaaaAACACGAGCAAACAAGTAGGGTACGAACCTTCAACCTGCgctcaaaaataaaaacaatctaGCCTATAGCAACACTCTTAGTGAGAATTCCACGAGTATGTACCGATCTAAAACCCTCATATTTTATACGACTATAAAAGGGGTGTTTATGTGCGAAAATCATTTTCTCAATTGAGTGATGACGCGTTATGGTAATGCCTGCATTCTTAACCGATAAAGCGAAGATAAGAATTAAGATCATGAAATGAGGGTGTCATATGTGATAAAAGGATTCTCTTGATGAACTCTCAATTTGTTATATATAGTATACTTTTTATTTGTACTCAATCCAATCCATAATTAGTATGAGTTGAGTTCAATTTAAatccaatatatatttttgaatgaatCTATAGTTTTATTTCACCCATGATCTTTGTGTTAATTATAAGTCACCAAAAAAAGCTTAATTGTTTTCCTACAATTTATTTGCTACAGAGGATTATTTAATAGAGAAGTTTTTATTTAAGTCTAAGGAGTAAGATATTATATTAGAAACAACTTTTTATATAAGTAGATTTAGAGAATATACATACATCTTTAAacctctataaaaaaaaaaagacaaaattaaTACTCTCCATAGAAAAAAgatttttatactaaataaaaaaataaagagtattaAGATTATAAGTACCTCTCAAGGCTTTAGGGTGATAACAAGGCTTCTTCCTAAGAACTTAGCACCCGCGACCTTCCCTTGAATCTGTGGTGGGAGAAAGATAACGCGTCTTTGATCCCCTGCCTCCACAAGCAACTCCGATCTTCCTCTATACTGTAATCAATATTATGTGCTCTTAGTAGTCTTTATTTGCGAAGATCCTTAtcctttttaaatcaaataaactaaaatacctcttttgtaacattttaaaaaaacacaaaggatattttagtcgtttaatcataaataatacacttttcatcaaacaagattcctttattcaaaaaatcgatttatttcaaaaagaaaaggccctacatcaaacaagctccaagagctctCAAGAATTTACAAGTTAGATCAGCCAACATAATTTGCGTGTTCCGTAAGATATTAATGAGGTGCAGCAAAAAAGGAAAAACTTACTTGGTAAAGCTTGATATCTGATTTCTCAAAGCCCGGCATAAAGAGTGTAACAGATTTCATAGCGAAATCAAATTTGACAGATGGTGTAATTACGCCTCCATGGCTTTGATCGAAAGAAAGGAGTTCTCTAGTATCGATACTTCCCTTATTGGATATAACATTGTCCCAATCAGGAGCAGAGTTCATTGATACATGTTGAATGAAAGAATAAGGAAGAGGTGAGAAGTCTTCCATTATAATCTTCATTGATTCCATGGAAGAATTTGGAGATGAGACACCGATTGCACCAGAAACATGAGCACCTGCTTGAATGGAACAACCCCAATATCGCATTGCAGAAGTTACGGAAATAGGATTTTTCGGGTCCATCACAAGATAGCAACCAAATCTATTTGGTTCAACAAAGACAGAAGATACTTTCTGCAATTCAAATATTTCTCACTTTAAACCGATATGGTAAGCATTGATATGGTTTAGAAATGGGTAAATTGTAACTTCCTTTACAGAAGTAACTATCACATTTAATTTGTTTCCCATTTTACCCCtccataaaaactaaattaatattagGTAAGAGTATGCATTGATCACATTTGAAAACACATATAATTTTTGTCTTCAAATTCGGATTGAGATGAGACAGTCAATAAATTTCTGAATCAGTCTCTCTAATTAAGGCTtggttttaacttttaattggatttaatcaaaataactaTTAGTCCATCGTCAATCACCTTAactcaaataattcaaacattCTAAAACACCTTTACTTATTTTTGTAAGAAAAACCCACCTCCAGTATCTTTTCAAGATTGTCCCATATCTCAGAACTAGTTCTTCCATTAAGAGCAGAATTATTTCCTTCCAAATTCAGAGCTTCATCTACAAGTCTTAACAGAGAGGGACTAGCCACCCTCCCAAGTTCAGTCTTCTGAGCCAAAGTCCTCATGTGCTTCAAGTACAACCTaccattattaatttaatgtaaGAATCTGATAATGCATAGTAAAATGCTTGCAAATGACAAAGATAGAGTTCGTAAACCTTGCTTTGCTAGCCGACCCAATCATTCTCAAAGTCTCTTCCGTACTTATACCATCATAAACAACAACATCAAATTTCTCTTGTTGATGTTTTTTTCCAATATTATTTCCAAGAAAACCTATAAGCTTTTCAAGCATTAAAGCTGCAAAAATGGAATCCATTCCCGGAAGCACCCCAAGTTCTTCTCCTACAACCTACATATTGTATGACTAATTTCGAGGTTAAAATCTTTTCcgaatacaataaataaatccaTCTTTAAGACAACCGACCATCACTTACCCACCCCATCGAGAGCCCcttgaaatatattaagttgAGCATCAGCTTTCTTGAGGTAGTTGAAAGGTTCAAGTAGCATCTGCAATTATTCAAGATTCTCATGTTATGCAACTGGAGAAGATTCAAATCTAATGGGAAGGGAAAAAGAATATAATGTTGTGTACTTTACTAGTTTCCAGCCTCATAGCTGAGAGATTGTTGTTACATGTCGTTGGAGAAGTTCCAATCTTGCGATCCAAGAGAAATTCAGCCGTAGGGTCTAGAGAATTTATCACAAGGCAAGTTTTGTAACCACATTTGGCATAATGCTGTTAATATTGACGATTGGAGAAGATTAGTTGACAACATCAAGATACTAAAGGCATTCATGAAAAAGTTTTCtgaaaaaaagaaagacaaatgagaatcaacaagaaaagtataaaGATGTGAAAGATTGAATGGTTAAGAACGTGTATCACATTGAATGGAAACAGGCAGCTCGCTTGGCTTAAAGGAAGCATGTGTATCTTTGGATAAATTGGAGAAAAAGCCTTAATAAGATAGAAGAAAGACAacataaaaaattgaaagtgaAAAGTACAAAATTCAAATGATATATGAAAATGAAGTCCAAATCGGGGAGGAGAAGAAGAGTAATGAGAAACAACTTTGTGACGAGAGTTTTGAAGTTGATTTATAGGAAGTGATGAAAGAAGACCTAGTTTTTGTAGATCATATTGAGATATGATGATTAATGGCTAAGTTGGTTTTGAGTCTGGAAGTGCTTTAGTTGTTCTTTGGATTTGATAGGTATTTCAACATAACTTTCCCCTATCTTCACATCTTTCCCTTTCTTTCAACATCACATGCAATACATGAAGCAATTCGCGACAACTTCATCAATACAAActtcatttcaaaaaataaaaaatctcacaTTAGCCATTATCTAAACTCAGTCATGATTACAACACCGATCTTATCAAATAATCATTATGTCAAGTCTTGGATTGAGTGTACAACATCTGGAGAAAACTTCAAGTGAAACAGTAAACTTATCCCAATTGGTTATTTTGTAAGGAGTTGGGGTCAGATAGTGAGAAGATCACATTGACAGTATTAgtttgatagaaaaaaaaaaaaaaaaaaaaaaccacttCAAGTCTTAAGCTCCAAGATTTATCCCTGaagataaggaaggaaattCCAAGCAATGAAGATAAGGAAGGAGATCCCTGACTATCCACTgcaatttatctcttttaaggGTTATTAAAGCAAAACAATGTAACACCTAAATACACAACCTAATACTACAATACACTAAATTGAAAACCCTAGAACAGGGTTTTGCTCTCTATTACCTTCTTCTAAAACTACAACTGGTGTGTTTTTAATTTCAAGGAAATGCCTTTTTTCTATAAAATGTGAAGAACTGAAAAGTAAAGACCCATTGTTGTGAATGTAGATTGAATAATCAtaatgaatttataacagatcgATTAACAAAAACAACCAGAAAAGCACATTAAGACTTGACAGAATTCACAATTGATGAAAATGGCGATTCCAAATTCCAATGGCATCAAATTGCATGGACAAAATAAGTCTAGTTATATTGTTTCTGCCTAAAATCTAAAACCACTTTAAAGAGTAAGCAGATTATCAAATGCCATGAATAAGCAGACTTTCAAAATGATTGGGACCTGAGCGGCGAAGATGGCCGAAGTAGTCTTGCCGGAGCCTCCTTTCCCCAAAAATGTAACCAATTTTGTCGATTTCT
This window contains:
- the LOC124918222 gene encoding uncharacterized protein At1g26090, chloroplastic-like; translated protein: MASDSSNARQKSTKLVTFLGKGGSGKTTSAIFAAQHYAKCGYKTCLVINSLDPTAEFLLDRKIGTSPTTCNNNLSAMRLETSKMLLEPFNYLKKADAQLNIFQGALDGVVGEELGVLPGMDSIFAALMLEKLIGFLGNNIGKKHQQEKFDVVVYDGISTEETLRMIGSASKARLYLKHMRTLAQKTELGRVASPSLLRLVDEALNLEGNNSALNGRTSSEIWDNLEKILEKVSSVFVEPNRFGCYLVMDPKNPISVTSAMRYWGCSIQAGAHVSGAIGVSSPNSSMESMKIIMEDFSPLPYSFIQHVSMNSAPDWDNVISNKGSIDTRELLSFDQSHGGVITPSVKFDFAMKSVTLFMPGFEKSDIKLYQYRGRSELLVEAGDQRRVIFLPPQIQGKVAGAKFLGRSLVITLKP